A single window of Cryptococcus neoformans var. neoformans JEC21 chromosome 3 sequence DNA harbors:
- a CDS encoding cytosine-purine permease, putative: protein MSDIEKGLQPLDAPKVSDSYEGLPTVDAGVYSGKHNAGEPTSRWAKFDELNRKLEHKMGIESRGIERVSESDRTDTRLHGNLFIWASANTVLPTLGVGILGPLLFGLGLGDSMLSVFFFNAATACIPAFMSTFGPKLGLRQMTSARYSWGFWGAKLVALLNCIACVGWSIVNTISGAQTLVAVSEYKISAAVGVVIIALVTLFIGLFGYRFVHQYERYSWLPTFITFLVMLGVSAKHLANVPWGVGQAEAAGVLSFGGTIWGFAIGWSSLSSDFNVYMPAEAKSWKVFAWTYTGLIFPLVLVEWLGAAIGCAALVVTDWSDAYHEHELGGLVGAVFIPSMHNGGKFFMTLLVLSVVANNTVNVYSMGLSVSVISNWLAAIPRLVWPCVITAIYIPVAIVGASSFATSLENFLNVLGYWLSIYATVVIEEHFIFRKGRYENYEAASTWNRSDRLPVGFAAIAAGCCGAAGAVLGMAQAWFTGPIGKKVGGTADPSGGDIGWLLAFAFTGVTYPAFRVLEKKWLRR, encoded by the exons ATGTCAGATATCGAGAAGGGACTCCAGCCTCTTGATGCCCCTAAGGTTTCAGACTCATACGAGGGTCTCCCTACCGTTGATGCGGGAGTTTATTCTGGAAAGCACAACGCTGGAGAACCGACCAGTCGCTGGGCGAAATTTGATGAGCTGAATAGGAAGTTGGAGCACAAGATGGGTATTGAGTCG AGAGGCATCGAACGCGTTTCTGAGTCTGATCGTACGGATACGCGACTT CATGGAAACCTTTTCATATGGGCAAGTGCCAACACGGTGCTGCCTACGCTAG GCGTCGGTATCCTTGGTCCACTCCTTTTTGGCCTTGGCCTGGGAGATTCGATGTTGTCagtctttttcttcaacGCTGCTACCGCCTGCATTCCGGCTTTCATGTCTACTTTCGGACCCAAACTTGGCCTTCGTCAAATGACTTCAGCGAGGTACTCGTGGGGTTTCTGGGGGGCAAAGTTAGTAGCCTTACTCAACTGCATCGCGTGTGTTGGCTGGTCCATCGTAAACACCATATCTGGCGCTCAAACCCTTGTGGCGGTCTCCGAATACAAGATCTCCGCTGCGGTGGGCGTTGTAATTATTGCCCTCGTCACACTTTTCATTGGCCTCTTTGGCTATCGATTTGTACACCAATATGAAAGATACTCTTGGTTACCTACTTTCATCACATTCCTTGTCATGCTTGGTGTGTCGGCGAAGCATTTGGCAAATGTGCCTTGGGGAGTTGGTCAGGCAGAAGCCGCCGGAGTGTTATCCTTCGGTGGAACCATATGGGGTTTTGCCATCGGTTGGTCTTCACTTTCAAGCGATTTCAATGTCTATATGCCAGCGGAAGCCAAGAGCTGGAAGGTTTTCGCCTGGACGTATACGGGATTGATCTTTCCTCTTGTGCTGGTTGAATGGCTCGGTGCTGCTATAGGTTGCGCTGCTTTGGTCGTCACCGACTGGAGTGACGCCTATCACGAGCATGAACTTGGTGGTCTTGTTGGTGCCGTATTCA TCCCTTCTATGCACAACGGAGGGAAGTTTTTCATGACTCTTCTAGTGCTATCTGTCGTCGCCAATAA TACCGTGAATGTGTACTCTATGGGTTTGAGTGTATCTGTGATTTCCAACTGGTTGGCTGCTATTCCTCGACTTGTGTGGCCATGCGTGATTACTGCCATTTATATCCCAGTAGCTATCGTGGGTGCAAGCTCATTTGCTACCTCTCTCGAAAACTTCCTCAACGTCCTCGGATACTGGCTTTCTATCTATGCTACTGTGGTAATTGAAGAacatttcatcttccgcaaAGGGCGGTATGAAAATTACGAAGCGGCCAGCACTTGGAACAGATCTGACAGATTGCCTGTGGGATTTGCCGCTATCGCTGCCGGCTGCTGTGGAGCTGCTGGTGCTGTTTTAGGCATGGCTCAGGCGTGGTTCACTGGTCCCA TTGGTAAAAAGGTCGGCGGCACGGCTGACCCGTCCGGTGGTGATATTGGATGGCTCTTAGCATTC GCCTTCACTGGTGTTACTTATCCTGCGTTCCGAGTACTCGAAAAGAAATGGCTCCGTCGATAA